In Planctomycetota bacterium, the genomic stretch GCGGACGTAGAGCTTCGGGTCGAACGCTAGATAGATGCCTGCGACAACGACGATGGCGGCGGCCGCGACACCGCCGACCAATCCGTAGACCACGCCGAGCAGCCGCCCGGCGATGGCCGCGAGGTCGATGCCGGGACCGACCTGCGTGGGCCCAATGTCAGGCGAAACGCCGAGCAGCGATCGCAGGTCGTTGGCGATGTACCGGCCGAACGGCGTGTCGTTGAGTGATTCGAGCGCCGCGTCGGCCGACTGCTCGAACCGCTCGGCGAACTGCGTCACCTCGCCCTGCACCGGCCCCCATGCGAGCAACGCGAACGCACCGACGACAACCAACAGAACCCCCATGAATGTCGCCAGCGCGGCATCCTCACCGAGCGACGGAATCAACCGACGCAAGGCCCATCCGCCGGTTCGCAGCAACGTAGCGACGAGCACGGCCGTGAACGCCAGCCCGAGCACGAACAACAGCTTCCACGCCAGAAAGTAAGCCGCCGCCACGGCACACGCGATGGTCGCGACGATCAGGACGTTTTTGGGAACAGCCACGATCGAACGCTAACCCCAACGCCCCGGACCGGCATCGCTCATTCTCCGTCGGCCGGTTGCGTGCTCGGCGGTGCTTTGAACTCGAGCATGTCCTT encodes the following:
- a CDS encoding AI-2E family transporter: MAVPKNVLIVATIACAVAAAYFLAWKLLFVLGLAFTAVLVATLLRTGGWALRRLIPSLGEDAALATFMGVLLVVVGAFALLAWGPVQGEVTQFAERFEQSADAALESLNDTPFGRYIANDLRSLLGVSPDIGPTQVGPGIDLAAIAGRLLGVVYGLVGGVAAAAIVVVAGIYLAFDPKLYVRGIVCLFPADQHDGLRRLADELGLTLRWWLVGKLTSMAVVAILSYLALLLLGVELAAILAVITFLFVFIPNFGPILSVIPPALIAMTQQDGGGMTLAAWVLGAYLVIQVLESYLITPLVQKRAVDMPPALLIFAQMLMGTLLGTLGVALAAPLAAVGLVGVRELLCKRSAGE